TTCCTGAGCAGGGCTTCGGGGCCCGCATCCATTGCGGCGGCTGCGAGTTGAGCCCCGCATGCGAGCTCAGCGCTCGAGTTCGACCTCGATCATGCCGCCGACGATGCGCGTTCGATAGGTGCGCAGCGCGAGCGCGCTGTCGGTGAAGCACTCCCCCGTGCCGAGGTCGTAGACCTCCTTGTGCAGGGGCGACGCGATCGTCGGCCGGTCGCCTCGCGACCCGACGATGCCCCGCGCCATCACGGGCGCGCCCGTGCGAGGGTCGTGATGGTCCACGGCGTACACCTCTTCCTCGTCGAGACGGAGCAGGGCGACCTGCGTGCGCCCGAGCAGCGCGACCTCGCCCCACCCGGGTTCGAGGTCGGCGACCTCGCACGTCGGCACCCACGTCGTGGTCGTCTCCATCGTCAGCGACATGCCGGCTCCTCTTCGTCGTTGTCCCGAGGCTAGGTTCCGGGTGTTACCTCGGCGGCATCCGCATGTTTCCCCGACGTGAAACCGTGCTCACATCGCCACTCGCCGCACGTGCGTCGGAGGACCGCTTCGGTTACCCCGCCGAAACAGGGCGGAAACCGCCCGGTCGTACGCTCGCCTCATTCGAGCCCCGCAGGCAGCCACGTGCTCGCCTCGATCGGGCCCCGCAGGCAGCCATGTGCTCGCCTCACTCGAGCCGGGAGGCGGCCATGATCGAGAGCACCCAAGAGGATGCCGGTGCGCGAGACGTCGTCATCATCGGCGGCGGACCCGCGGCGCACCGGCTCGCCGACAGCCTGCACGCGCGCGACACCGGTCGCACCCTGCGCGTCACGGTCGTCGGCGAGGAACTGCACGACCCGTACGACCGCGTCGCACTCAGCACGAGACTCGCGGATGGCGCGGTCGACCTGACCCTGCAGCCCTCGTCGATGTGGGACGACGACCGCATCCGGCTCGTCACCGGCGAGCGCGTCATCGCCGTCGATCCCGACGCGCACACGGCGACCACGTCGGGCGGCCTGACCCTGCACTGGGACGAACTCGTCTTCGCCACGGGCTCGAGCGCCCCGGTGCCCGAGATCCCCGGCAGCGGCCACGCCCGCGTCTACCGCACGATCGACGACGTCGACGCCCTCGTCGCCGAGACGCGGGAACTCGCTGAGCGGCACGGCCGCCCCGCGCAGGTCGTGGTGGCGGGCGGCGGGTTGCTCGGGCTCGAGGCCGCAGGCGGGCTGGCCAGGCTCGGCGCGCACACCGCGGTCGTGCACTCCGGCGGCTGGCTCATGTCAGCCCAGCTCGACGAAGGTGCGGGGCGCGCGCTCGGCCGCATCATCTCGGCGCAGGGCATCGGCCTGCACCTCGGCACCCGCCCCGCCGCCGTGCTGACCGAAGGCGATGCGGTCGTCGGCGTCGAACTCGCGAACGGGCGCCGCATCGACGCCGATCTCGTCGTCTTCGCGATCGGCATCAGGCCGCGCGACGAACTCGCCCGCGAGCTCGGGCTCGAGCTCGGCCCGCGCGGTGGCATCGCGATCAGCACGGCGTGCGCGGCATCCGCTGCTCATGTCTGGGCGATCGGCGAGGTAGCGAGCTTCGAGGGGCGCTGCACCGGGCTCGTCGCACCCGCCAACGCAATGGCCGAGGTCGTGGCCGACCGGCTGCTCGGCGGCGCCGCGGAGTTCACGAGTGTCGACGACGCGACGAAGCTTAAGCTCTCGGGGGTCGACGTCGCGAGCTTCGGCGATGCGTTCGCGCGAACCGACCAGGCGCTCGAGATCGTCTACGCCGACCCGGCTCGCGGGCTGTACCAGAAGCTCGTGGTGACCGGCGACGCGAAGACCCTGCTCGGCGGCGTCTTCGTGGGCGACGCCTCTCCGTACGCGTCGCTGCGCCCACTGCTCGGCACGCAGCTCTCGAGCGAGCCGGCGGCGTACCTCTCCGCCTCCGGCATGGAGGCGCCGGCCGGCGACGAACTGCCCGCCGGAGCGCTCGTCTGCGCGTGCAACAACGTGAGCGCGGGCACCATCCGCGACGCCGTCAGCGGTGCGCACGCCGATCACGCCGAGGGTTGCGGCGAACTCGGCGCACTGAAGACCTGCACTCGCGCCGGCACGCAGTGCGGCTCGTGCGTGCCGCTCGTGAAGAAGCTGCTCGAGTCGGAGCTGCTGAAGTCGGGCATCACGCCCTCCCGGGCGCTCTGCGAGCACTTCGCACTCTCGCGCCAGGAGCTCTTCGAGTCGGTGCGCGTGCTCGAACTCGCGTCGTTCGACGAGATCGTCGCGCGGCTCGGCAGCGGCCGCGGCTGCGACGTCTGCAAGCCCGTCATCGGCTCCATCCTCGCGACGCAGCACGGCTCGTACATCCTCGACGGCGGCCGCGGCGGCCTGCAGGACACGAACGACCGGGCCATGGCGAACATGCAGAAGGACGGCACCTACTCGGTGGTCCCCCGCATTCCCGCCGGCGAGATCACGCCGCAGAAGCTCGCCGTGATCGCGCAGGTCGCGACGGACTTCGGCCTCTACACGAAGATCACGGGCGGCCAGCGCATCGACCTCTTCGGCGCACGGCTCGACCAGCTGCCCGACATCTGGAGGCAGCTCGTCGACGCGGGGTTCGAGTCGGGCCAGGCCTACGGCAAGGCGCTGCGCAACGTGAAGAGCTGCGTCGGATCGACCTGGTGCCGCTTCGGCGTGCAGGACTCGGTGTCGATGGCCGTGCAGCTCGAGCTCCGCTACCGCGGCCTCCGGTCGCCGCACAAGCTGAAATTCGGCGTCTCGGGCTGCGCCCGCGAGTGCGCCGAGGCGAGGGCGAAGGATGTCGGCGTGATCGCCACCGACCTGGGCTGGAACATGTACGTCGGCGGCAACGGCGGCTTCCAGCCCGCGCACGCGCAGCTGCTCGCGAGCGACCTGGACGACGAGACGCTGCTGCGCTACATCGACCGCTACATCATGTACTACGTGCGCACCGCCGACCGGCTGCAGCGCACGGCCCGATGGATCGAAGACCTCGAGGGCGGCCTCGACCATGTGCGCGACGTCGTCGTGCACGACTCGCTCGGCCTCGCCGACGAACTCGAGCAGGCGATGGCGACCCACGTCGACACCTATGAGGACGAGTGGGCGGCGACGCTCGCCGACCCCGAGCGGCTCCGGCGATTCCGCTCCTTCGTGAACGCCCCGCACGTGCCCGACCCCACGATCGCGCGGGTGCCCGAGCGCGAGCAGTTCAGGCCGGCCACCGCCGACGAGCGCGAGCGCGGCGAGGCCGTGCTCGTCTCGGGCCCGAGCATCCCGGTGCGCGGAGTCGACGCATGACCGGCCGCGTGACCCTCGTCGGCGGCGGTCCCGGCCGCGAGGACCTGCTGACCCTCGCCGCCGCGCGCGCCCTCGCAGTTGCCGACGTCGTGCTCTTCGACCGGCTCGCACCGCACGAGCGACTGCACGAACTGGCACCCGGAGCCGAACTCGTCGACGTCGGCAAGCGGCCGGGCCACCACGCCGTGCCGCAGCACGAGATCGAGGCGCTCCTCGTCGGGCACGCGCTCGCGGGCCGACACGTCGTGCGGCTGAAGGGCGGCGACCCCTACGTGCTCGGGCGCGGCGGTGAGGAGGTGCTCGCCTGCCATGCCGCGGGCGTGCCCGTCGAGGTCATCCCCGGCGTCACGAGCGCCGTCGCCGTTCCCGGCGCCGCGGGCATCCCGCTCACGCACCGCGGCATCAGCCACCTCTTCACCGTCGTGTCCGGCCATGCGCCGCTCACCGAGCACGAACTGGAGCACCTCGCGGGTCTCGGCGGCACGATCGTCGTGCTCATGGGCGTGAACTCGCTGCCCGCGCTGACGGCGGGCCTCGCCCGATTCGGCATGTCGGCGCACATGCCCGTCGCGATCGTCGAGCGGGGGTTCAGCGCCGGCCAGCGCACGACGATCGGCGACCTGGCCGGCATCGTGGTCGCAGCGGGGCGAGCCCGCGTCACGTCTCCCGCGGTCGTGGTGATCGGCGAAGTCGTGCGCCTCGCGCACGACGGCGATGCGAGCGCCGCCGAGCTCATGGACCGTGCAGCCGGCTTCGCGGCGGTGGCCGGGTGAGCGACCTCCTCGAGTGCGCACCGGGATTCCGCGCCGACCAGCTCGCGGGCTTCCGCATCGGTGTGACGAGCGACCGACGCTCGGCCGACCTCATCGACGCCCTCGCCCGCCGCGGCGCGACGGTGATCCACGCCCCCACGCTGCGCATGACGAATGCGCTCTCCGACGATCCCGTCATCGCCGATACCCGCGCGATCGTCGAGGCCCGCCCCGACGTGCTCCTCGCGACGACCGCGTACGGGGTGCGCCGCTGGTTCGAGGTCGCGGATGCCGCGGGGCTCGGCGAGGACCTCCTCGACGCGCTCTCCGACACGGCGATCCTCGTGCGCGGGCCGAAGGCGCGCGGCGGCATCCGCGCAGCCGGGCTCAACGACGTCGGGATGAGCGCGCAGGAGACGACGGAGTCGCTCATCGACGAGGTGCTCGCGAACTACCCCGCGGGGCTGACCGTCGCCGTGCAGTTGCACGGGTTCCTCGAGCCCTCGCAGCTCGAACGCCTGGATGCGTCCCATGCCCGAGTCCTCACGGTCGCGCCCTACCGCTGGGTGGAGATCGACGAGTCCGATGACCGCGTCGAGCGGCTCATCGAGTCGGCGTGCACGGGCGGCCTCGACGCGATCACGTTCACCAGCGCCCCGGCCGTGCACGCCCTGTTCGGTGCCGCCGAGGCGATGGGGCGCTACGATGATCTCGTCGACGCGATGTGCGGTCCCGTCGTCGCGGCCGCGGTCGGCCCCGTCACGGCGCTGCCGCTCGTCGCCGCCGGAATCGAGCCGATCCAGCCCGACCGCTATCGCATGGGCGCGCTCATCCGCCTCGTCTGCGAGCACCTCGAGACCGAGCGCGTCGTGCGCCTCGAGACCAGGCACGGCCCGCTCGCGCTGCGAGGGTCCGTCGTCGACGTCGCCGACCGACGCGTCTCGCTGGCCCCTGTGGCACTCATGATCCTCCGCTCGCTCATGCAGGCCCGGGGCTCGGTGGTCGCGCGCGACCGACTCGTCTCCGGCCTGCCGGGAACGAACGACGAGCACGCGCTCGAGGTGGCCCTCAGCAGGCTCCGCCAGACCCTCGCCGTGCCCGGGCTCATCGCCACGGTGGTCAAACGGGGGTACCGCATCGACGTGTGATCCCTGCCTCACATCCGCCGCCGTCACCGGTGAGCAGGTGGAGACGCAGGGTTTACCACCGGACCGATCCGCAGAAACACGACGTCAATAACTTCGAGTCGAAGGATCCACTCGTGATCGAACCCCGGAGGCACCGATGACCCAGACCGTGAGCACCGCTCCCGCCGCGACATCCGAAATGCCCACGACGACGGCCCCGGCCGCCCTCACGATGCGTCCAGGTCGCTGGATCGACGGATGGGACGCCGAGGACACCGGCCAGTGGGAGGCGCAGGGACGCGCGATCGCGCGCCGCAACCTCAACTGGTCGATCTTCGCGGAGTTCCTCGGATTCGTGGTGTGGCAGCTCTGGAGCATCGTCGCGGTCACGCTGCCGAAGGCGGGCTTCGACCTCTCGACGGGCGAGATCTTCTGGCTGATCTCCATCCCGAGCCTCGTGGGTGCGACCCTCCGCATCCCGTACTCGTTCCTGGTGCCGAAGTACGGCGGCCGCAACTGGACCATCATCTCGGCCGGGCTGCTCCTCGCACCGACCATCGCGATGGTCGTCTGCGTGTCCAACCCCGAGACGCCATTCCCGGTGCTGCTCTGCGCCGCAGCACTCGCGGGCTTCGGCGGCGGCAACTTCGCCAGCTCGATGTCGAACATCACGTTCTTCTACCCGCAGCGCGAGAAGGGCTGGGCGCTCGGCCTGAATGCGGCCGGCGGCAACCTCGGCGCTGCCGTCGCCCAGTTAGTGGTGCCGATCGTCATCACGATCGGCGCGGGCGCGACGCTCAACCTCCCGGTCGCCGGCTGGATCTGGATCCCGTTCATCCTCATCGCCATGATCGGCGCCGCCCGCTACATGAACAACCTCTCCAACGCCAAGGCGGACTTCTCCGGCTCGGCCGCGGCGCTCAAGGAGCCCCACCTCTGGCTGCTCTCGCTGCTCTACATCGGCACGTTCGGCTCGTTCATCGGATTCGCCAGCGTGTTCCCGAAGCTCATCGCCGACCAGTTCCCCGAGTTCTCGGCGATCGCCATCGGCGGCGCATCCGTCTCGCTCGCCTTCCTGGGTGCGCTCGTCGGCTCGCTGGCCCGGCCCTACGGCGGTCGGCTCTCCGACCGGTTCGGCGGTGCGCGCATCACGATGTTCGCGTTCGCCGCGATGGCCCTCATCACGATCGCCGTGCTCCTGACCCTCCCGCTCGCCAGCTTCTGGCTCTTCCTCGGCCTGTTCCTCCTGCTCTTCGCCTCGGCCGGCATCGGCAACGGCTCCACCTATCGCATGGTGCCGATCGTCTTCGCCGTTCGCGGCGGCGGCACCGGCGACGTGTCGACGCAGCGCAAGTCCGCGGCCGCACTGGGCCTCATCTCGGCCATCGGCGCCTACGGCGGCTTCCTCATCCCGCAGGCGCTGAACCTCTCGTTCCAGTCGACCGGAACGTACGCCGCCGCGTTCATCGGATTCATCGCCGCCTACGCGCTGCTGCTCGTGCTCACCTGGGGCGTGTACGTGCGCTCCAGCAAGCTCAGCGCCCACAAGATCTGAATCGAGACCGGATGAGCCGCTCCGCCGACACGCACTGCCCCTACTGCGCGCTGCAATGCGCCATGACCCTCACCCCGGCAACGGCAACGGATGCTTCGACCGCACCGGTGACCGTCGGCGGGCGCGACTTCCCGACCAACCGGGGAGGGCTCTGCAAGAAGGGCTGGACGTCGGCGGAACTCCTCCGTGCCCCGTCGCGCCTCGGCGCCCCGCTCGTGCGGGCCACCGACGGCGTGCTGCGCGAGACGAGCTGGGAGGACGCGCTCGATCACGTCGCGGCATCGCTCCGCAGCATCCGCGGATCGCATGGTGCCGACGCCGTCGGCGTCTTCGGCGGCGGCGGACTCACGAACGAGAAGGCGTACCTGCTCGGCAAGTTCGCGCGGCTCGCGCTCGGCACGAGCCGGATCGACTACAACGGCCGGTACTGCATGTCGTCGGCCGCGGCCGCCGGCAACCGGGCCTTCGGCGTCGACCGGGGGCTGCCGTTCCCGCTCGAGGACCTCGACGATGCCGAGACCATCCTGCTGCTCGGCACGAACGTCGCCGAGACCATGCCGCCCTTCATCGGGCACCTGGCGGGCGCCCAGGCGGCGGGCGGACTCGTCGTCGTCGACCCGAGGCGCACCGCGACCGCCCGGCTCACCGACGACGGCAAGGGGCTGCACCTGCAGCCGATGCCCGGCACCGACCTCGCCCTCCTGCTCGGCCTCATCCACATCGTCATCGCCGAACGGCTCGTCGACCTCGACTACGTCGCAGCCCGCACGGTCGGCTACGACGCGATCCGCCGCAGCGTGGCGTCGTGGTGGCCCGAGCGCGTGCAGTCGACGACCGGCGTGCCGGCGCTGACGCTGCGCCGGCTGGCCCGAAGGCTCGCCTCCGGCGACGGTGTCTACATCCTCACCGGACGCGGCGTCGAGCAGCACGTCGACGGCACCGACACGGCCACCGCGGCCATCAACCTCGCGCTGCTGCTCGGTCTGCCGGGGCGCCCCGGCAGCGGCTACGGCACGCTCACGGGGCAGGGCAACGGGCAGGGCGGGCGCGAGCACGGCCAGAAGTGCGACCAGCTGCCCGGGTACCGCAAGATCACCGACCCCGAAGCGCGGGCGCACGTCGCCCGGGTGTGGGGCGTCCCGCCGACCGAGATCCCAGGCCCCGGTGTTCCGGCCGTCGAGCTCCTGCAGTCGCTCGGCGAACCCGGCGGCGTGCGCGCCCTCCTCGTGCACGGCTCGAACCTCGTCGTCTCGTCGCCGAACGTCGCGAACGTGCGCGCGCGCATCGCCGCGCTCGACCTGCTCGTCGTCTGCGACTTCTTCCTCTCCGAGACGGCGGCGCTCGCCGACGTCGTGCTGCCGATCCCCCAGTGGGCCGAGGAGGAGGGCACGATGACCTCGCTCGAGGGCCGCGTCATCCGTCGCCGTCGCGCGATCACGCCGCCCGGCGGCGTGCGCGACGAGCTCTGGATCCTCGCGGAGCTCGCCCGTCGCCTCGAGTGCACGGCGACGTTCGACGTCGACCCCGAACTCGTCTTCGAGGAGCTGCGCCGCGCCTCCGAGGGCGGCATCGCCGACTACTCGGGCATCGACTACGCCATGCTCGACCGTGGTGAGGCCGCGTACTGGCCGTTCCCGCGTGGCAGCACGGGCACCCCGCGCCTCTTCGCCGACCGCTTCGCCCACTCCGACGGGCTCGCGCGGCTCGTGCCCGTCTCGGTGCGGGCATCGGCCCACCCTGCACCGCTCCCCGACGAGCTCACGCTCGTGACCGGGCGACTGCTCGAGCACTACCAGAGCGGCGCGCAGACCCGGCGGGTGCCCGAGCTCGCCGACGCCCAACCCGAGGCGCGGGCCGCGATGCATCCGTCGACCGCCGAACGCCTCGGCGTCGCCGACGGCGAGCTCGTCGAGCTCTCGAACGCGCGGGGTGCCGTGCGCTGCCGAGCGCGGCTGACGACCGACCTCCGACCCGACGCCGTGTTCCTCCCCTTCCACTACGGCGACGGGCAGGCGGCAAACCTGCTCACCTCCGACGCGGTCGACCCCGTCTCGGCGATGCCGGAGTTCAAGACCAACCTCGTGCGACTCGCACGCGTGATCGAGATCGAGGTGCCGGCATGAGCCAGCTCAGGATCGTGCTGATCGGCTACGGCCCCGTCGGCGCGCGATTCGTCGAGCAGTTGCTGCCCGCCGTCGCGAACGGATCGATCGCCCTCACCGTCGTCGCCGGCGAACACGTCGAGGCGTACAACCGGGTACTCGTGGCCGAGTACGCCGTCGGCAACACCGAGCTCGACGCGATGCTCGTCGGCGACCGGGTCGCTGCGGAAGCCGCCGGTGCGCGGGTGCTGCTCGGCGTCGCCGCCACCTCGATCGATCGATCGGCGCAGCTCGTGCATCTCGATTCCGGCGAGGCGCTCGCCTACGACCGGCTCGTGCTCGCGACGGGGTCTCGGGCGAATGTGCCGACGCTCGACGGGATTGAGCGGCACCGCCGCGACCTCGACTCGCTGCAGAAGTACGCGAAGCAGCTCGTCGCACGCGACGACGACCTGCCCACGGGCATCACCGCCCTCCGGGACCTGGCCGACGCCGAACGCGTGCTCGGCGCGGTTCAGGCGCGCAAGCGCATCATCGTGCTCGGCGCCGGCGTGCTCGGCCTCGAACTCGCGCTCGCCGCCGCCCACGCCGGCGCGCAGGTCTGCGTGGTGCATCATGGCCCCCACCCCATGCCGCGCAACCTCGACCGCGGGGGCGGCCTGGTGCTGCGCGCCGCGCTGCGTCGATCGGGCGTCACCGTCGTCGCCCACAGCCGTGCCGAGGCCGTGGCCTTCCGCACCGACGACGACGGCACGCGCCGCTTCGACATGGTCGTCACCGCCGACGGAAAGCAGTTGCGCGGCGACCTGCTCGTGCTCTCGTGCGGGGTGAGCCCCCGCAACGAGCTGGCGACGCTCGCCGGCCTGCGCACCGCCGTCGGCGTCGTCGTCGGCGCCGACCTCGCGAGCTGGACGGATCCCGACGTGTACGCGATCGGCGACTGCGCCCAGGTCGCCCCGCGCACCGAGGAGCTCGCCGGGCAGCGCGTGCTCCCCGGCGCTCCCTCAGGCCTCATCGGCCCGGGCTGGCGGCAGGCGGAGTGGCTCGCCGCGCAGTTCATCGCGTCGACGACGGGCGATGGTCCCGCGGATGCCGCTGCGCCCGCCGAGCGCGATGCGATCGTGATGCTCAAGGCCAAGCACATCGACGTGGTCGCGGTCGGCGACATCTCGGCGGACCCGTGGGACGACGACACCCTGCACCCGCGACGGCGGGTCTCGCAGTGGGCCGACCCCGAGCACCTGCGCTACGTGAAGATGGTGACCGAGGACGGCGCGCTCACGGGCTTCGTGAGCGTCGGGATGCCGCGCACCGCCGCCGAGCTCACCCTGCTGTTCGAGCGCCGCGGCGAACTGCCGGCCGACCGATCGGTGCTGCTGCGCTTCGACGGCCCCGACTACGACCCGAGCGCCGATGCCGATGCGTTCGCGCCGGCCTCGACCGTGTGCTGGTGCAACGGGGTCACGGTGGGCCGAATCGAGGACGCCGCCGCGTGCGGCGCCACGACGGTCGAGGGCGTGGGTCGCGAGACCCGGGCGGGCACGGGTTGCGGCGGATGCAAGGGCCGCATCGCCGAGATCCTCGCCCGCGCGGCCGAGACCGACGAGACGCCGAGCGTCACCGCCTGAGCGCGATCACCGGGGAAGCGGGGTCACCAGGGCAGCGGAACGACGCGGGCGGGTTCGCCGTCGGCGACCGGTGAGGCCAGCAGCCCATCGGCGTCGGCGATCCCGCGGAGCATCGCCGACCCCACCCAGGGGCTCGCCACCGCGCGACCGGCTCGCCAGGTGAACGGCGCGAGACGGCGCTGCAGCCCTGTGGCGGCCAGGTCGTGGGCCGCGACCTCGTCGAGCACGGTGATCGGCTGCCCCGACGCGCCGTCGAGCCACGGCGGGAAGAAGCTGAGGAGGCACGTGAAGGCCGCGAGTGGATTGCCCGGCAGCCCGAGCACCGGCACTCCGGCGCTCGTGCGGGCGAACAGCACGGGGTGTCCCGGACGCATCCCGACGCCCGCGACGTCGATCGTGCCGCCCTCGGCGATGATCGCCCGCCGCAGCAGGTCGCCGTGGCCGCCGGCGGTTCCGCCCGTCGTGACGAGGAGGTCGGGTCGTGCCTCGGACAGGAGCTCGATGAACGGGTCGAGTCGGTCGGGGATGCGCCGGGTCGATGTCCTGGCGCCGAGTCGCTCGAACAGTGAGGGCAGTGAAGGGCCGAAGGCGTCGCGCACGGCGCCGGCCGCGGGCCGACCGGCCGCCACGACCTCGTCGCCCGTGACGATCAGCTCGACTCGCGGTTCGGCGAGCACCTCGAGCACGTCGTGGCCGGCGGCCGCGGCGAGGGCGAGTCGCGGCGGTGTCATGCGAGCGCCGGCCGGGATGAGCGGCTCGCCGCGTCGCAGTTCCTCACCGCGGCGCCGGATGTCGCGCCCGGCCTGCGGCGCGGGAGCAGTGGGCCGGAGCCACCCGGGGCCTTCGGCGAGCAGGTCTCCGTGCTCGGCACGCAGCACCGCGACCGCGCCGGGCGGCACGGCCGCGCCGGTCGTGATGATCCGAGCGGTGCCGACCCGCAGCGGCCGCGCGGGCGGCGCACCCATCACGACCGTGCCGTCGAGCCGCCAGGGCCCCGCGCCAGCGACCGCCCAGCCGTCCATCGCGCTGACATCGACCGTGGGCAGGTCGACGAGCGCGTGCGCGGCGGCGGCGAGCCTCCGCCCGTCGGCCAGGTCGACCGGCACCGGCTCGGCACCGAGCGGCCGGCTGCGACCGGCACTCCAGACGAACTCCCTGGCCGCCTCCCACGTCGTCGAGGTCACGGCGCATCCTCGCCGAGACGGAGTTCGACGGCGGCGACGACCACGTCGAGCGGGATGCCCCGTGCCGCAGCATAGCCCGCGAGGTACGTCGTCAGGGGCGCCGCGGGGCGGGCCACACCATGCGCCGCGATGCGGGCGAGATCGAGCACCGCGGCGACGTCGGGCGCGGTGTCGAGCCCGAGTTCGGCGACGAGCTCGCGAGACCAGCTCTCGACGTCACGCGACGCGGACACGGCGCACCTCCCCGATCGGCAGCACGATGCCGTGCCGTGCGGCGTCGGCCGGGGTGTCGACATCGGCGCACCAGCTCCCGCGGAGCGCGACCCCGCGCAGGCGCAGCCGCGCGAGCACCGCGCCCATCGACGCGCCCCTGCCACCGACCTGCGACGCGCCTGGCATCGCGAGCACCTCGGCGACGGCGCCTCGAAGGGCCGTCGTGCGATACACCGCGAGCAGCGGTTGGGAGAACCCGTCGGGGTCGACCCCGACCACGCCGTCGACCGTGCGGGCGACGCGTGCGAGCAGGAGTTGAACCGCGGGTGCCGCCCCCACCAGATCGCCCGCCAGCACGACCGTGAAGGGCTGCGGCCGGTCGGCGAGCCCCTCGAGCCCCGCCGCGATCGCCGCGACCGGCCCGCTCCAGGGCGGATCCTCGGCGGCGACGCGGATGCGCCGCTCGGCGAGCACCCACCGGGGCGCCGGCGCACTCGAGACGTACGCGACCGCGCGAGCGCCGCTCACCGCGCCGACGGCGCGCGCAGCGAGGCTCGTGCCGTCGATCGTGAGGGCCGTCTTGTCGATGCCGCCGAGCCGTGATCCGCGGCCGCCTGCCAGTACGATCGCGTCGTACGCGGCGATGGCGGACGCCGCGGCAGGCGCCGTCGCGGTCAT
The sequence above is a segment of the Agromyces hippuratus genome. Coding sequences within it:
- the nirD gene encoding nitrite reductase small subunit NirD, translated to MSLTMETTTTWVPTCEVADLEPGWGEVALLGRTQVALLRLDEEEVYAVDHHDPRTGAPVMARGIVGSRGDRPTIASPLHKEVYDLGTGECFTDSALALRTYRTRIVGGMIEVELER
- the nirB gene encoding nitrite reductase large subunit NirB, which translates into the protein MIESTQEDAGARDVVIIGGGPAAHRLADSLHARDTGRTLRVTVVGEELHDPYDRVALSTRLADGAVDLTLQPSSMWDDDRIRLVTGERVIAVDPDAHTATTSGGLTLHWDELVFATGSSAPVPEIPGSGHARVYRTIDDVDALVAETRELAERHGRPAQVVVAGGGLLGLEAAGGLARLGAHTAVVHSGGWLMSAQLDEGAGRALGRIISAQGIGLHLGTRPAAVLTEGDAVVGVELANGRRIDADLVVFAIGIRPRDELARELGLELGPRGGIAISTACAASAAHVWAIGEVASFEGRCTGLVAPANAMAEVVADRLLGGAAEFTSVDDATKLKLSGVDVASFGDAFARTDQALEIVYADPARGLYQKLVVTGDAKTLLGGVFVGDASPYASLRPLLGTQLSSEPAAYLSASGMEAPAGDELPAGALVCACNNVSAGTIRDAVSGAHADHAEGCGELGALKTCTRAGTQCGSCVPLVKKLLESELLKSGITPSRALCEHFALSRQELFESVRVLELASFDEIVARLGSGRGCDVCKPVIGSILATQHGSYILDGGRGGLQDTNDRAMANMQKDGTYSVVPRIPAGEITPQKLAVIAQVATDFGLYTKITGGQRIDLFGARLDQLPDIWRQLVDAGFESGQAYGKALRNVKSCVGSTWCRFGVQDSVSMAVQLELRYRGLRSPHKLKFGVSGCARECAEARAKDVGVIATDLGWNMYVGGNGGFQPAHAQLLASDLDDETLLRYIDRYIMYYVRTADRLQRTARWIEDLEGGLDHVRDVVVHDSLGLADELEQAMATHVDTYEDEWAATLADPERLRRFRSFVNAPHVPDPTIARVPEREQFRPATADERERGEAVLVSGPSIPVRGVDA
- the cobA gene encoding uroporphyrinogen-III C-methyltransferase produces the protein MTGRVTLVGGGPGREDLLTLAAARALAVADVVLFDRLAPHERLHELAPGAELVDVGKRPGHHAVPQHEIEALLVGHALAGRHVVRLKGGDPYVLGRGGEEVLACHAAGVPVEVIPGVTSAVAVPGAAGIPLTHRGISHLFTVVSGHAPLTEHELEHLAGLGGTIVVLMGVNSLPALTAGLARFGMSAHMPVAIVERGFSAGQRTTIGDLAGIVVAAGRARVTSPAVVVIGEVVRLAHDGDASAAELMDRAAGFAAVAG
- a CDS encoding uroporphyrinogen-III synthase produces the protein MSDLLECAPGFRADQLAGFRIGVTSDRRSADLIDALARRGATVIHAPTLRMTNALSDDPVIADTRAIVEARPDVLLATTAYGVRRWFEVADAAGLGEDLLDALSDTAILVRGPKARGGIRAAGLNDVGMSAQETTESLIDEVLANYPAGLTVAVQLHGFLEPSQLERLDASHARVLTVAPYRWVEIDESDDRVERLIESACTGGLDAITFTSAPAVHALFGAAEAMGRYDDLVDAMCGPVVAAAVGPVTALPLVAAGIEPIQPDRYRMGALIRLVCEHLETERVVRLETRHGPLALRGSVVDVADRRVSLAPVALMILRSLMQARGSVVARDRLVSGLPGTNDEHALEVALSRLRQTLAVPGLIATVVKRGYRIDV
- a CDS encoding MFS transporter, coding for MTQTVSTAPAATSEMPTTTAPAALTMRPGRWIDGWDAEDTGQWEAQGRAIARRNLNWSIFAEFLGFVVWQLWSIVAVTLPKAGFDLSTGEIFWLISIPSLVGATLRIPYSFLVPKYGGRNWTIISAGLLLAPTIAMVVCVSNPETPFPVLLCAAALAGFGGGNFASSMSNITFFYPQREKGWALGLNAAGGNLGAAVAQLVVPIVITIGAGATLNLPVAGWIWIPFILIAMIGAARYMNNLSNAKADFSGSAAALKEPHLWLLSLLYIGTFGSFIGFASVFPKLIADQFPEFSAIAIGGASVSLAFLGALVGSLARPYGGRLSDRFGGARITMFAFAAMALITIAVLLTLPLASFWLFLGLFLLLFASAGIGNGSTYRMVPIVFAVRGGGTGDVSTQRKSAAALGLISAIGAYGGFLIPQALNLSFQSTGTYAAAFIGFIAAYALLLVLTWGVYVRSSKLSAHKI
- a CDS encoding molybdopterin oxidoreductase family protein codes for the protein MSRSADTHCPYCALQCAMTLTPATATDASTAPVTVGGRDFPTNRGGLCKKGWTSAELLRAPSRLGAPLVRATDGVLRETSWEDALDHVAASLRSIRGSHGADAVGVFGGGGLTNEKAYLLGKFARLALGTSRIDYNGRYCMSSAAAAGNRAFGVDRGLPFPLEDLDDAETILLLGTNVAETMPPFIGHLAGAQAAGGLVVVDPRRTATARLTDDGKGLHLQPMPGTDLALLLGLIHIVIAERLVDLDYVAARTVGYDAIRRSVASWWPERVQSTTGVPALTLRRLARRLASGDGVYILTGRGVEQHVDGTDTATAAINLALLLGLPGRPGSGYGTLTGQGNGQGGREHGQKCDQLPGYRKITDPEARAHVARVWGVPPTEIPGPGVPAVELLQSLGEPGGVRALLVHGSNLVVSSPNVANVRARIAALDLLVVCDFFLSETAALADVVLPIPQWAEEEGTMTSLEGRVIRRRRAITPPGGVRDELWILAELARRLECTATFDVDPELVFEELRRASEGGIADYSGIDYAMLDRGEAAYWPFPRGSTGTPRLFADRFAHSDGLARLVPVSVRASAHPAPLPDELTLVTGRLLEHYQSGAQTRRVPELADAQPEARAAMHPSTAERLGVADGELVELSNARGAVRCRARLTTDLRPDAVFLPFHYGDGQAANLLTSDAVDPVSAMPEFKTNLVRLARVIEIEVPA